One stretch of Streptomyces sp. MMBL 11-1 DNA includes these proteins:
- the truB gene encoding tRNA pseudouridine(55) synthase TruB: MTEQTTTPDGLVIVDKPSGFTSHDVVAKMRGIARTRRVGHAGTLDPMATGVLVLGVQRATKLLGHLALTEKEYLGTIRLGQDTVTDDAEGEITSSTDASGVTRESIDAGVAALTGRIMQVPSKVSAIKINGKRSYARVRGGEEFEIPARPVTVSSFRVYDVREAVAEDGTPVLDLVVSVVCSSGTYIRAIARDLGAGLGVGGHLTALRRTRVGPYGLDRARTLDQHQQELTVMPVAEAAASAFPRWDVDDKRAKLLLNGVRLDMPAYPPGPVAVFGPDGAFLVLVEEEKGKAKSLAVFA; this comes from the coding sequence ATGACCGAGCAGACCACCACGCCGGACGGTCTTGTCATCGTCGACAAGCCGTCCGGCTTCACTTCGCACGACGTCGTCGCCAAGATGCGCGGCATCGCCCGGACCCGGCGGGTCGGCCACGCCGGCACGCTGGACCCCATGGCGACCGGCGTCCTCGTGCTCGGGGTCCAGCGGGCCACCAAGCTGCTGGGCCACCTCGCCCTGACCGAGAAGGAGTACCTCGGCACGATCCGGCTCGGCCAGGACACCGTCACCGACGACGCCGAGGGCGAGATCACCTCGTCCACCGACGCCTCCGGTGTGACCCGGGAGTCCATCGACGCCGGGGTGGCCGCACTGACCGGACGGATCATGCAGGTCCCGTCCAAGGTCAGCGCCATCAAGATCAACGGCAAGCGGTCCTACGCGCGGGTGCGCGGCGGCGAGGAGTTCGAGATCCCGGCCCGTCCGGTGACCGTCTCCTCCTTCCGCGTCTACGACGTCCGTGAGGCCGTCGCCGAGGACGGCACCCCCGTCCTCGACCTGGTCGTCTCCGTCGTCTGCTCCTCGGGGACGTACATCCGCGCCATCGCCCGCGACCTCGGCGCCGGGCTCGGCGTCGGCGGCCACCTGACCGCGCTGCGCCGCACCCGGGTCGGCCCCTACGGGCTGGACAGGGCACGGACGCTCGACCAGCACCAGCAGGAGCTGACCGTGATGCCGGTCGCCGAGGCGGCGGCCTCCGCGTTCCCCCGCTGGGACGTGGACGACAAGCGCGCCAAGCTGCTCCTCAACGGCGTACGGCTGGACATGCCCGCGTACCCGCCGGGGCCGGTCGCGGTCTTCGGGCCCGACGGCGCGTTCCTCGTGCTCGTCGAGGAGGAGAAGGGCAAGGCCAAGAGCCTCGCCGTCTTCGCCTGA
- a CDS encoding DUF503 domain-containing protein, translating to MYVGTLSFDLLLGDVRSLKEKRSVVRPIVAELQRKYAVSAAETGGQNLHRRAEIGLAVVSGDTGHLTDVLDRCERLVAGRPEVELLSVRRRLHSDED from the coding sequence ATGTATGTGGGGACCCTGTCCTTCGATCTGCTCCTCGGCGACGTACGGTCGTTGAAGGAGAAGCGTTCCGTCGTCCGCCCGATCGTCGCCGAGCTCCAGCGCAAGTACGCGGTGAGCGCGGCCGAGACCGGCGGACAGAATCTCCACCGCAGGGCCGAGATCGGCCTTGCCGTGGTCTCCGGTGACACCGGACACCTCACGGACGTACTGGACCGCTGCGAACGGCTGGTCGCAGGACGCCCCGAGGTGGAGCTGCTGTCGGTGAGACGGCGGCTGCACAGTGACGAAGACTGA
- a CDS encoding trypsin-like peptidase domain-containing protein, which produces MGSGDRSKLVRICDQAGRPRGTGFVADDRGTVITAHQAVTAPGPLLLHGTGGRTCTVAPDDITALPALGLALLRTGDPDVLDAEPLPIAARDLAEPGGYVDIAAHGRREARVLGTTPATYTTADGVGHPVPAALELALGTDGRDALRSGGAAIGGPVFDPATGAVVGILCTALTAPHEAAGLALPIVRGAEGALDALLRRNATAAPAYGPDLNLAGALQLTATSVGSADGPRARTAPVERADVHAELAAFAAGTGLVLGLVGAPGTGRTTELAALAERRANGAAPAPTLWLRGADLLADDTSIADAASRALTRAARIVAAAGARGDMSIVTPERVAGLAADAGHPLLVVLDGPEEMEPLLAHRLADWTAGTAVWLREQGVRLVVACRPEHWETAGALYPPGALHRPHRPARRLPPALRLGDLTPEQAERAKEAYGIPPAALAPGHDRHPLTLRLLAEVRAALPPGVPGCPDTEDVFGAHLDLLCVRVAVRIAAAADEQPRGAAVRRLAAGVAGQVHEAARRCLGPGQGELDRAAFEEIFPWRTGWASAVLTEGLLVPAGAGYRFAHEELGDWVQGAHLDLDAALRSLVHRWHRGSGGPDRAPHPPAVGEPRSLPVPRHRIGPVIQAMVLLGRRQGTAALAHRMADLIEALDRLRTDEGPRDGDAAWWAAHLLGGSLLRVPDARPYLGVLRVLAGRITRHSAAPDGPGGLGAYGEFGPWFWRRLRLPEEDRIDLLRRLVPADGLPRTDGDERYLDAVARRLALDAPAVQPLLCRWFTDERPLLVGPDAPDVPLRPTVAAAAQALLYARRDLAPDDLADALIATPHQRAGELLLALAEDEPTALCRAVERWARDEDRPARRAAAAHYAGLLQPRVTAEGDRALLRSAALVLLDRPDDAALHAAALTLLVRDPVAGERHLPAALRAFAAGDPRLSVELLAEVFPAHQEPVLAALRARLARPGDGGGAVLRALAGLDTPALALHVAGLVREYIDAHPQDGTHAAEYVDLRLEHGPAARALLLPLVTGLLRDRPAPPPVRAALARVLAGAGSAASRPLRAELLEVLLEFEQVTGRDPDVLEALLRAAAEGSERRPEIRTRALVHRTGMLLVRTPEGAARFDRGLVELARDVPGFAALVTRWLADAPQEWAAVVGPSARRTVEALETSRQPMPMPMQAAGREHGSLRPA; this is translated from the coding sequence ATGGGCAGTGGGGACCGGTCGAAACTGGTAAGAATCTGTGATCAGGCCGGCCGGCCGCGAGGGACGGGATTCGTCGCGGACGACCGCGGCACGGTCATCACCGCCCATCAGGCCGTGACCGCCCCGGGCCCGCTTCTCCTGCACGGCACCGGCGGCCGCACCTGTACCGTCGCCCCCGACGACATCACCGCGCTGCCCGCCCTCGGCCTCGCCCTCCTGCGCACCGGCGACCCCGACGTCCTCGACGCGGAGCCCCTGCCCATCGCCGCCCGCGACCTCGCGGAGCCCGGCGGTTACGTGGACATCGCCGCCCACGGGCGGCGCGAGGCCCGGGTGCTCGGCACCACCCCCGCCACCTACACCACGGCGGACGGCGTCGGACACCCGGTCCCCGCCGCCCTGGAGCTGGCCCTCGGCACCGACGGCCGGGACGCCCTGCGCTCCGGGGGCGCGGCCATCGGCGGACCCGTTTTCGACCCGGCCACCGGCGCGGTCGTCGGGATCCTCTGCACCGCCCTCACGGCCCCGCACGAGGCGGCGGGCCTCGCGCTCCCGATCGTCCGGGGCGCGGAGGGGGCGCTGGACGCCCTGCTGCGCCGCAACGCCACCGCCGCCCCCGCCTACGGCCCCGACCTCAACCTCGCCGGGGCCCTCCAGCTCACCGCCACCTCCGTAGGTTCGGCGGACGGCCCGCGAGCCCGCACCGCCCCCGTCGAGCGCGCCGACGTCCACGCCGAGCTCGCCGCCTTCGCCGCCGGCACGGGCCTGGTCCTCGGCCTCGTCGGAGCACCCGGCACCGGCCGCACCACCGAGCTGGCCGCCCTCGCGGAGCGCCGCGCGAACGGCGCCGCGCCCGCCCCCACGCTCTGGCTGCGCGGCGCCGACCTGCTGGCCGACGACACCTCGATCGCGGACGCCGCGAGCCGGGCGCTCACCCGCGCCGCCCGGATCGTCGCCGCCGCCGGGGCGCGCGGCGACATGAGCATCGTCACCCCGGAGCGCGTCGCCGGGCTCGCCGCGGACGCCGGGCATCCGCTCCTGGTGGTCCTCGACGGCCCCGAGGAGATGGAGCCGCTCCTGGCCCACCGGCTCGCCGACTGGACGGCCGGCACCGCCGTCTGGCTGCGCGAGCAGGGCGTCCGGCTCGTCGTGGCCTGCCGTCCCGAGCACTGGGAGACCGCGGGCGCCCTCTACCCGCCGGGCGCCCTGCACCGCCCGCACCGCCCCGCCCGCCGGCTGCCGCCCGCCCTGCGCCTGGGCGACCTCACCCCCGAGCAGGCCGAGCGGGCCAAGGAGGCCTACGGCATCCCGCCCGCCGCCCTCGCCCCCGGCCACGACCGGCACCCGCTCACGCTGAGGCTCCTCGCCGAGGTCCGCGCCGCACTGCCGCCCGGCGTACCCGGCTGCCCGGACACCGAGGACGTCTTCGGCGCCCACCTCGACCTGCTCTGCGTGCGCGTCGCCGTCCGGATCGCCGCCGCCGCCGACGAACAGCCCCGCGGCGCCGCCGTACGCCGGCTCGCCGCCGGGGTGGCGGGCCAGGTCCACGAGGCGGCCCGCCGCTGCCTGGGTCCCGGCCAGGGCGAGCTGGACCGGGCGGCGTTCGAGGAGATCTTCCCCTGGCGCACCGGCTGGGCCTCCGCCGTCCTCACCGAGGGCCTCCTCGTCCCCGCCGGGGCGGGCTACCGCTTCGCCCACGAGGAGCTCGGCGACTGGGTGCAGGGCGCCCACCTCGACCTGGACGCTGCCCTGCGCTCCCTGGTGCACCGCTGGCACCGGGGGAGCGGCGGCCCGGACCGGGCGCCGCACCCCCCTGCCGTCGGTGAACCCCGCAGTCTGCCGGTGCCCCGGCACCGCATCGGACCGGTGATCCAGGCCATGGTGCTCCTCGGCCGCCGCCAGGGCACGGCCGCGCTCGCGCACCGGATGGCCGACCTGATCGAGGCGCTGGACCGGCTGCGGACCGACGAGGGCCCGCGCGACGGGGACGCCGCCTGGTGGGCGGCCCACCTGCTGGGCGGCAGCCTGCTGCGGGTGCCCGACGCCCGCCCGTACCTCGGCGTCCTGCGCGTTCTCGCCGGCCGCATCACCCGCCACTCCGCCGCCCCCGACGGACCCGGGGGCCTCGGGGCGTACGGGGAGTTCGGTCCCTGGTTCTGGCGGCGACTGCGCCTCCCCGAGGAGGACCGGATCGACCTGCTCCGGCGTCTCGTGCCCGCCGACGGGCTGCCCCGCACCGACGGCGACGAACGCTATCTGGACGCGGTCGCCCGCCGCCTCGCCCTCGACGCCCCGGCCGTGCAGCCGCTGCTGTGCCGCTGGTTCACCGACGAACGTCCGCTGCTCGTGGGCCCCGACGCCCCGGACGTCCCGCTGCGCCCCACGGTCGCCGCCGCCGCGCAGGCCCTGCTGTACGCCCGCCGCGACCTCGCCCCCGACGACCTGGCCGACGCGCTGATCGCCACCCCGCACCAGCGCGCCGGGGAGCTGCTGCTCGCCCTCGCCGAGGACGAGCCCACCGCGCTCTGCCGGGCCGTGGAGCGCTGGGCCCGCGACGAGGACCGCCCGGCCCGCCGCGCCGCCGCCGCCCACTACGCCGGACTCCTCCAGCCGCGGGTCACCGCCGAGGGCGACCGGGCCCTGCTGCGCTCCGCCGCTCTCGTGCTGCTGGACCGCCCCGACGACGCCGCCCTGCACGCCGCCGCCCTCACCCTCCTCGTCCGCGACCCGGTGGCCGGGGAGCGCCATCTCCCGGCTGCCCTGCGCGCGTTCGCCGCCGGAGACCCCCGGCTGTCCGTCGAGCTGCTCGCCGAGGTGTTCCCCGCCCACCAGGAGCCGGTCCTCGCCGCTCTCCGCGCCCGTCTCGCCCGCCCCGGGGACGGTGGGGGCGCGGTGCTGCGGGCGCTGGCCGGACTCGACACGCCCGCGCTCGCGCTGCACGTCGCCGGTCTCGTACGGGAGTACATCGACGCCCATCCCCAGGACGGCACGCACGCCGCCGAGTACGTCGACCTCCGCCTGGAGCACGGTCCCGCGGCCCGGGCACTGCTCCTGCCCCTGGTGACCGGGCTGCTGCGGGACCGCCCCGCACCGCCGCCGGTGCGCGCCGCGCTCGCCCGGGTCCTCGCCGGAGCCGGGAGCGCCGCGTCCCGGCCGCTGCGGGCGGAGCTGCTGGAGGTCCTGCTGGAGTTCGAGCAGGTCACCGGCCGGGACCCGGATGTGCTGGAAGCCCTCCTGCGGGCCGCGGCCGAGGGCTCGGAACGCCGCCCGGAGATCCGTACGCGCGCGCTCGTGCACCGCACCGGGATGCTGCTGGTCCGCACCCCCGAAGGCGCCGCCCGCTTTGACCGGGGCCTGGTCGAACTCGCCCGGGACGTGCCCGGATTCGCCGCCCTCGTCACCCGCTGGCTGGCCGACGCCCCCCAGGAGTGGGCGGCGGTCGTGGGCCCGAGCGCCCGGCGCACGGTCGAGGCGTTGGAG
- the rbfA gene encoding 30S ribosome-binding factor RbfA, with the protein MTDNARARKLADRIQVVVAETLDRRIKDPRLGFVTITDARVTGDLREATVFYTVYGDDEERAASAAALESAKGVLRTEVGRQTGVRFTPSLAFVPDALPDNARTIEDLLDKARAKDAEVRQVSTGAQYAGDADPYRKPEDEDEETGTGTDGSSGKNEGPASA; encoded by the coding sequence GTGACCGACAACGCGCGGGCCCGCAAGCTGGCCGATCGCATCCAGGTCGTGGTCGCGGAGACCCTGGACCGGCGAATCAAGGATCCGCGGCTGGGATTCGTGACGATCACGGACGCCCGGGTCACCGGCGACCTGCGGGAGGCCACGGTCTTCTACACGGTCTACGGCGACGACGAGGAGCGCGCGGCCTCCGCCGCGGCGCTGGAGAGCGCCAAGGGCGTCCTCCGTACCGAGGTCGGCCGGCAGACCGGGGTCAGGTTCACGCCGAGCCTGGCCTTTGTCCCGGATGCCCTCCCGGACAACGCCCGCACCATCGAGGACCTCCTCGACAAGGCGCGGGCCAAGGACGCGGAGGTGCGCCAGGTGTCCACGGGCGCGCAGTACGCCGGCGACGCCGACCCGTACCGCAAGCCCGAGGACGAGGACGAGGAGACCGGGACCGGGACCGACGGATCCTCCGGGAAGAACGAGGGCCCGGCCTCCGCATGA